One genomic segment of Hordeum vulgare subsp. vulgare chromosome 2H, MorexV3_pseudomolecules_assembly, whole genome shotgun sequence includes these proteins:
- the LOC123426519 gene encoding exocyst complex component EXO70B1-like, with translation MSAMSAPPPPPEEEEEEAVPLAGVGAVAVAGNDRVLAAAHHIVKSLATSKNAADDMIRILSGFDYRFSTITSDHFPSPSPSPSNSHSHSDPSEAPSLSDFDDAAQLIHLWDTTPEALVFEAPEDDAAHYLAAVDVAVDHLAAGGPAAASGRAGVAVQLAMARLEDELRHLMLRHAVPLDASGLYCSLRRLSLESMDDLDTSSEFDPATPHSQEGAPDTARSASLVGNPFDDQLFDLVRPDAVDELRAIAERMGRAGYASELVQVYCGIRRDLLDECLTVLGVERLSIDEVQRVEWKQLNDKMKKWVHGVKTVVRSLLTGERRLCDQVLAVSDELRDECFVESTKVCIMQILNFGDAVAVCPRSPEKVSRILDMYEALAEVIPELKELYYGTPGDDVICDLEGVLGRLGDAVKGNLLEFGKVLQQESSRRPMMAGEIHPITRYVMNYLRLLVVYSDTLDKLLDEDAARDVDHNASNGGADDDEEYLQSLTPLGHRLVKLMSYLEANLEEKSKLYEDVALQCIFSMNNTLYIVQKVKDSELGRILGDHWTRRRRGKIRQNSKSYLRISWTKVLSYLKDDGHSSGSGSLGNSSSRVKEKFKNFNFAFDEIYRSQTLWKVPDPQLREELKISISENVIPAYRAFLGRYGSLVDNGRNSGKYIKYTPEDLENQLSDLFEGSLGSANHSRRRL, from the coding sequence ATGTCGGCGATGTcggcgcccccgccgccgccggaggaggaggaggaggaggccgtgcccTTGGCGGGCGTCGGTGCCGTCGCCGTCGCTGGCAACGACAGGGTCCTCGCCGCGGCGCACCACATCGTCAAGTCGCTCGCCACCTCCAAGAACGCCGCCGACGACATGATCCGCATCCTCTCGGGCTTCGACTACCGCTtctccaccatcacctccgaccacttcccctcgccctcgccctcgccctccaaCTCCCACTCCCACTCCGACCCCTCGGAGGCCCCCTCCCTGTCGGATTTCGACGACGCCGCGCAGCTCATCCACCTGTGGGACACCACCCCGGAGGCGCTCGTCTTCGAGGCCCCCGAGGACGACGCCGCGCACTATCTCGCGGCGGTCGacgtcgccgtcgaccacctcgccGCCGGGGGGCCCGCCGCCGCCTCGGGCCGCGCGGGCGTCGCCGTGCAGCTCGCCATGGCGCGCCTCGAGGACGAGCTCCGCCACCTCATGCTCCGCCACGCCGTGCCGCTCGACGCCAGCGGCCTCTACTGCTCGCTCCGCCGCCTCTCGCTCGAGTCCATGGACGACCTCGACACCTCCTCCGAGTTCGATCCCGCCACCCCGCACAGCCAGGAGGGCGCGCCAGATACCGCCCGCAGCGCCAGTCTCGTGGGGAACCCCTTCGACGACCAGCTGTTCGACCTGGTGCGGCCTGACGCTGTTGATGAGCTGCGCGCCATTGCTGAGCGGATGGGGCGCGCTGGCTATGCAAGTGAGCTCGTGCAGGTTTACTGCGGCATCCGACGGGACCTGCTTGATGAATGCCTCACAGTTCTGGGCGTCGAGCGGCTCAGCATCGACGAGGTTCAGCGTGTGGAGTGGAAGCAGCTGAATGACAAGATGAAGAAATGGGTGCATGGCGTCAAGACTGTTGTCCGTTCCCTTCTGACAGGCGAGCGCCGGCTCTGCGATCAGGTGCTTGCAGTGTCCGATGAGCTGCGGGACGAGTGCTTTGTTGAATCCACCAAGGTTTGCATAATGCAGATTCTTAACTTTGGGGATGCTGTGGCTGTGTGCCCTCGTTCTCCTGAGAAGGTGTCCCGGATTCTTGATATGTATGAGGCACTTGCTGAGGTGATTCCTGAGCTCAAGGAACTGTACTATGGGACTCCTGGGGATGATGTGATCTGTGATTTGGAGGGGGTCCTTGGCAGGCTTGGGGATGCAGTCAAGGGTAACCTTCTTGAGTTTGGGAAAGTTCTACAGCAGGAGTCGTCAAGGAGGCCTATGATGGCTGGTGAGATCCACCCAATCACACGTTATGTGATGAACTACCTTCGGTTGTTGGTCGTTTACAGTGATACGCTTGACAAACTCTTGGATGAGGATGCTGCCAGAGATGTTGATCATAATGCTTCAAATGGAGGTGCTGATGATGACGAAGAGTATCTGCAGAGCTTGACGCCACTTGGACATCGTTTGGTGAAGCTGATGTCTTACTTGGAGGCCAATTTGGAGGAAAAATCTAAACTGTACGAGGACGTTGCACTCCAGTGTATATTTTCCATGAATAATACACTTTATATTGTCCAAAAGGTGAAAGATTCCGAGCTTGGGAGGATTTTAGGTGATCATTGGACACGGAGGCGCCGTGGAAAGATTCGGCAAAATTCCAAGAGCTACCTTAGGATATCGTGGACAAAGGTTTTGTCCTATCTCAAGGATGATGGTCATAGCAGCGGGAGTGGAAGCCTTGGGAATTCAAGCTCGAGGGTCAAAGAGAAATTTAAGAACTTCAACTTTGCCTTTGATGAGATTTACAGGAGTCAAACGCTTTGGAAGGTACCGGATCCTCAACTCCGCGAAGAGCTCAAGATATCTATATCGGAAAATGTGATTCCAGCATATCGTGCTTTTCTGGGTAGATATGGTAGTCTAGTGGATAATGGAAGAAATTCTGGTAAATACATAAAGTACACCCCAGAGGACTTGGAAAATCAACTGTCTGATCTTTTCGAAGGGTCACTAGGGTCTGCCAACCATTCCAGAAGAAGGTTATAG
- the LOC123426520 gene encoding SNF1-related protein kinase regulatory subunit gamma-1, which translates to METDSPRSPEAEIGHRVEDLWEVAQPQLSPSEKLNSCFEDIPVAAFPRNHPSQVIEIPSDASLADTVETLSKNKILSAPIRNVDAPEDATWIDKYIGIVEFAGIAMWLLHQSDASGNGTAGSAVGSPVANLAARLGSFTFRRTSSGRVETTTDSESDEAASVGGSFFENLTSSEFYKNTKVGDISGSFRWAPFLALQTSDTFLTMLLLLSKYRMKSLPVVDMGGNQIENVITQSCVVHMLAECVGLPWFESWGTKKLCELGLPLMKPYKLVKVNEDQPVLKAFQLMREKGVGGVPVMDTNGTKAIGNISIRDVQYLLSAPKIYKQYRTISAKDFLTAVRHHLQEQHEASPLLHDVITCKRDDVIKDIILKLDSTKIHRIYVVDDKGDTEGVITLRDIISKLVHEPRHYFGDFFDGVVPLPANSTV; encoded by the exons ATGGAGACGGACAGCCCGCGGAGCCCGGAGGCGGAGATCGGGCACCGGGTGGAGGACCTGTGGGAGGTGGCGCAGCCGCAGCTGTCCCCGTCGGAGAAGCTCAACTCCTGCTTCGAGGACATCCCCGTCGCCGCCTTCCCCCGCAACCACCCCTCGCAGG TCATCGAGATACCTTCGGATGCCAGCCTTGCTGATACTGTTGAGACATTATCCAAAAATAAAATTTTGAGTGCACCCATAAGAAACGTCGATGCTCCAGAGGATGCTACTTGGATAGACAAATACATCGGTATTGTGGAATTTGCTGGTATTGCAATGTGGTTGCTTCATCAG tcTGATGCTTCAGGTAACGGAACAGCTGGTTCTGCAGTTGGATCACCTGTGGCCAATCTAGCAGCTAGGTTAGGCTCTTTCACATTCAGAAGAACGTCATCTGGCAGGGTAGAAACTACTACTGATTCGGAATCAGATGAAGCTGCATCAGTGGGTGGAAGCTTTTTTGAAAACCTTACTTCATCTGAGTTCTACAAGAACACAAAG GTTGGCGATATCTCAGGAAGCTTCCGATGGGCACCATTTCTCGCCCTGCAGACATCTGACACATTCCTCACCATGCTGCTTCTTCTATCCAAGTACAGGATGAAGAGCCTCCCAGTGGTAGATATGGGGGGAAATCAGATCGAGAATGTCATTACACAATCTTGCGTCGTGCACATGCTTGCAGAGTGTGTTGGACTTCCTTGGTTTGAAAGCTGGGGAACTAAGAAACTCTGTGAGCTGGGTCTTCCTCTGATGAAGCCGTACAAACTTGTCAAG GTAAATGAAGACCAGCCAGTCCTAAAAGCCTTCCAACTGATGAGGGAGAAAGGGGTTGGTGGTGTGCCTGTTATGGACACAAATGGAACAAAAGCAATTGGTAACATTAGCATCAGAGATGTACAATATCTTCTGAGTGCCCCCAAGATATACAaacaatacag GACAATCTCAGCCAAGGATTTCCTTACTGCGGTCCGGCACCATCTCCAGGAGCAACACGAAGCGTCGCCGCTGCTGCACGACGTGATCACATGCAAAAGAGACGACGTGATCAAGGATATCATACTGAAGCTGGACTCGACCAAGATCCACAGGATCTACGTGGTCGACGACAAGGGGGACACCGAGGGGGTGATCACACTGAGGGACATAATCTCCAAGCTGGTGCACGAGCCACGGCATTACTTTGGGGATTTCTTCGACGGCGTCGTTCCCCTACCCGCAAACAGTACCGTATGA